A DNA window from Melanotaenia boesemani isolate fMelBoe1 chromosome 6, fMelBoe1.pri, whole genome shotgun sequence contains the following coding sequences:
- the LOC121641666 gene encoding putative nuclease HARBI1 → MTALSRLVTKTDTEMEEETLLLFLLMRRRRSRRSKVRRTWVRSWLQRRTGKGVYGNLLQEIRLEDPESFRQYHRLDRESFERVLETVGPSIRKVDTSMRTSISPGERLAITLRFLATGETFRSLAFQFRIGERTVSNIVDETCQALYSTMKEQYMRVPTTTEEWMEIAMEFNERWNYPCCIGAIDGKHIAIQQPENSGSEYFNYKHFFSVVLLALVNANYKFIYVDVGAAGRAGDAGIFANSALKKALSENSLNLPPAEEIDGISPSKINYHIVGDDAFPLSLKLMKPYPHRNLDQPKQIFNYRLSRARRVVENAFGILSNRFRVFLTTINLRPDKVQHVILAACCLHNYMVENNKIAYISICDSEDTNHTLTAGLWRKDHPLTGQQPTTDRNPKVDAKLQRQLLTEYFNSDCGAVPWQNDIFSK, encoded by the exons ATGACAGCACTCTCTCGCCTGgtaacaaaaacagacacagagatggaggaggaaacgctgttgctttttttgttgatgaggcgccgccgttCTCGCCGTTCTAAAGTCAGACGAACATGGGTGAGGTCATGGCTACAGAGAAGGACTGGGAAAGGAGTTTATGGCAATCTTCTCCAAGAGATACGGCTCGAAGATCCGGAATCCTTCCGACAGTACCACCGCCTGGACAGAGAATCCTTCGAGAGGGTGTTGGAAACGGTGGGCCCATCGATCCGCAAGGTTGATACCTCAATGCGAACGAGTATCAGTCCCGGAGAGAGGCTTGCCATCACGCTTAGATTCCTAGCTACAG GTGAAACATTTCGAAGTCTGGCATTTCAGTTCCGGATTGGGGAAAGAACAGTCTCAAATATTGTTGATGAGACATGCCAGGCATTGTACAGCACAATGAAGGAGCAGTACATGAGG gtccCGACAACAACAGAAGAATGGATGGAAATTGCCATGGAATTCAACGAGAGGTGGAACTATCCTTGTTGCATCGGTGCAATTGATGGCAAACACATTGCAATCCAACAGCCAGAAAACAGTGGTTCAGAGTATTTCAactacaaacattttttcagtGTTGTACTCTTAGCTCTTGTAAATGCAAATTACAAGTTCATATATGTAGATGTGGGGGCAGCTGGTCGTGCAGGAGATGCTGGCATATTTGCTAACTCAGCGTTAAAGAAAGCCCTGAGTGAAAACTCTCTGAATTTGCCACCAGCTGAAGAGATAGATGGAATATCACCAAGCAAAATAAACTACCACATAGTTGGTGATGATGCGTTCCCGCTGTCTCTAAAACTGATGAAACCGTACCCACACAGAAATCTGGACCAaccaaaacaaatttttaactATCGGTTATCCAGAGCTAGACGAGTAGTCGAGAATGCATTTGGCATTCTCTCCAACAGGTTCAGGGTGTTTTTGACAACAATCAATCTCAGGCCTGATAAAGTGCAACATGTGATTTTGGCAGCCTGTTGTTTACATAACTATATGGTTGAAAACAACAAGATTGCCTACATCAGCATTTGTGATAGTGAAGACACTAACCACACCCTGACAGCTGGATTATGGAGGAAGGATCACCCCTTGACAGGACAGCAGCCAACTACTGATCGAAACCCTAAAGTTGATGCAAAGTTACAAAGGCAGCTCCTGACTGAGTATTTCAATTCTGACTGTGGAGCTGTGCCATGGCAGAATGACATTTTTAGTAAGTGA